Below is a genomic region from Candidatus Roseilinea sp..
AGCCGGCGGCGCAGCGCGTCGGCCGTCGCGGCGATGAACGCCGGGATGTTGACGCTGCTCATGATTTGCACGTCTTCCATCAGCGTTGTGTCTTCATCCAGAAAGCGGAATACGCGCTGCGGCGGATTGCGCGCGAACAGGTCGGTGAACACGCGCCGGCCTCGTTCGCGCCCCTTGTCCAGTACGTTCAGCAAGGCGCTGTCGAACAACTCATAGCGCCTGCGTAGCGGTGGCGTTGCGACGTGGGGACGGCCGGTCGCCTTGAGCGCCTGCGCGATGTGCTGGGTGCGTCGTTGGATGCGCTGAAAGGTGTAGCCCGTGCTCGGCTTGGTGTAGCCGCCAGCGGTGCCGATGTTAATCACGCGCCCGCCGTGCTGTTCAGGAAAGGGCGCATCGGTCATCGGGATCACACCGAATTCCTCGTGTTGCGTCTCGTAGTCGGTGATGTGCAACCGGCCGCGGATGTACGCTTCCAACTGCCGGGCGTATTCGGCGCGGGGGAGTAGCTCGCCCGAAAACACCGTGTATTCCACCAGCGCCGTATGCGCATCGAGCGGCAGCACATAGACGAAGCGCGTGTCGCTTGCTTGATCCACGCGGAAGTCCATCAGCGTCGCAATCTCCGGATCGAACGCGCGCGCCGGCGTGTGGATCACCCAGCCCAGGAAGTGCTGGAGCAGGTAGTGGTAGGTGGGTTGGCGCGCCGGCGGGTCGAGCAAGATGCTGTTGAAGGCCCATGCGCCGCGATGGGTTCGCCCGTCTCGCGTTTGGATCACCGCCTCGTCGCCTACACTTTCGACGCGCGTCACCTCGGCGTAGGCGCAGGTGATGTTGGGTTGCGCAGCCAACCAGCGCGCCATGAAACGATAGAAGTCCACGCCGCGAATCATCTTGTAGCGATACGGGGCGATCTCCAGCGTCATGGAGAGGCCCTCGCCGTGGAAAGCCAGGCGCTCCCAGCGGCGAAAGATGAGCGCCTCGAACGCGCCCTCACCGACTTCCCAGAAGCACCACGTGCGGTCGTTGGCCGTTTTAGGTTCGCGGTCGAGTAACAAGATGCGCCGGTCGGTCAGGCCGACTTGGTTCAGGTAATAGGCCAGGCTAAGCCCCGCGGCCCCTGCGCCGACGATGATGTAATCGAGGCGACCTTCAATCTCCAATCTCTAATCCCCAATCGTCAATCATCAATCACGACTGATGATTCGTAATTTACCCTACGTTGGCAGCGCCTCGCGGAGGATGCGCAGCCAGTTGCCGCGCATGATCTGCGCCACGTGCTGCGGCTCGAAGCCGCGCGCCAGCAGTTCGTCGCCGATCTTGTAGTGGTCGCGGATGGTGTTCAGCTCACGCGGGATGTCGTTGTAGCCCAGCCCGCCGTCGTAATCGCTGCCGATGCCGACGTGGTCGGCGCTGCCGGTCACTTGGCAGATGTGATCAATCATGCGCACAACGTCATCGAGCGTCACCGCTTCCTTCTTGCCGCTCCAATCCTTCTTCAGAAAGCGGTTGTAGAGCACCACGCCGATCACGCCGCCGCGCTCGGCGATCATCTCGATGGCCCTATCCGGCAGGTGGCGTGGCGTCGGCGCGTAGCGGTAGGGGTTGCTGTGGCTGGCGATGACGTGGCGGCCCTCGAAGGCGTCCAGCGCTTCGTAGAGCGACTCGTGCGACATGTGGCTGACGTCGAGGATGACGCCGAACTGCGCCATCACATCCAGCAGCTCACGGCCAAGTTTGCTCAGCCGCCCGCCGCTCCACGTGCCGCCGGCGTAGCGCGTCGTGTCCCAGGCCGGCCCGACGATGCGCAGCCCGCGCTCATACCAGCGCTCCAATTCCTTCGGCTCCAAGATCGGGTCGGCGCCTTCCATGAGCAGCACGATGCCGACGCAGTGCGGCGTCGAGAATCGGGAGCCGGCCGGAGATGCCCCAAGGCTCTCCTCGACGCCCCATCGCCGGCAGACTGCCGCCAGCTCCCCCTGCGTCGTCACCAGCGTCACGTGCCGCTCTTCCTCGGCCCAGCGCCGGTAGAAGTCGAGCTGCGCCATGCCCAAGGCGTGCGCTTCGCGCGCGTCGCGATAGGCCGGCCAGCCTTCGCCCAGCTTGCGCGAATACGGCTCGACGAAGATTGTGCCGAAACATAGCCCGACGCGCCCGCGGATCATGTCCGGCAGGCCGACCGTGCATTGGCCGGATTGTTTCTCGACCGGGCTGTTGCGCTCGATCGCGCGCGTCGCGAGGGCCGAGCGACGGTAGTCGCGCTGTTTGTAAAGCGCGTTGTAGGCGATGTCGAGATGCGCATCCACGATCAGCGGGTGGCGAGCGGTGGTACGCCACATGTAGGTAATTGTAGTTGGCCGCAGTTGGCGTCGGGCGCAAAATCACAATCTGTGCGCGGCTTTTCCAAAATTCGGGGATTTCGCCAGGGACGCTTGACGTAGAACGCATGTTCTAGATAATATAAAGTGTAGAACATTAGTTCTACAGGGGATTCCGAGATGTATCGCAAGCTACACCAAACCGCCGATCAGATCGAAGCGGTGTTGCGCGAACGCAAGGCGCCGGTTGCCGTCGTAGGCGGCAAAGTGCTGCCCGGCTTCGTCGAGATGCTGTTGCGGCCCTGCGCCGGGGACGAAGGTGAACCAGGTCCGAGCCCTCCAGGCCGATCTGGCCCTTGCCCTGGGTAACGCTCACGTCCGCATTACGCAGAGCGGCGCTCACCTGGCCGTCCAGATTCCGCGCGAGACGCGCGCGCCGGTGCGCTTGACGACGCTCATGGCCTCGGTCAAGGAGGTTCCGCCGTATACGGCCGTGCTCGGCCTGGCCGAGGACGGCGCGCCGTTGATGGCTTGTCTGTCCTCGCCCGAGGTGACTCACATCCTGATTGCCGGCGCCACCGGTTCGGGCAAGACCTCGCTCGCGCGCAGCATCGTGATCAGCCTATGCCGATTCCATCGTCCCAGCCAATTCGGCCTGGTCATCCTGGATCCCAAGCGCAGCCACGATGCGGCGTTTTCGCGTGCGGTGGAACGCCACATGCTTCTCGGCGTAGCGCACACGCCGGACGAGTCAAACGCGGCCCTAATGCGCGTTGTGGATGTGATGGAGCGGCGGACGAACCTGAGCGACCCACAGCCTCGCGTCGTGGTCTATGTGGACGAGTTGGCAGACTTGGTGCAGGCGGGCGGCGCGCGCATCATCGATCTGCTCACGCGCATCGCCCAGCGCGGGCGCGAATCCGGGATTCACCTGATCGCTTGCACGCAGAAGCCCTCCGCGCGGGTGATCGGCACGTTGTTGAAGGCGAATCTGCCGCTGCGGTTGGTGGGGCGCGTCGTGTCGGCGGACGACGCGCGCGTGGCGGCCGGTGTGCCCGCCACCGGCGCAGAGAAGCTGATGGGCAACGGCGATTTCATCGCCGTCGCGTCCGGGCGAGTGATCCGCTTCCAAGCAGCGATGCCAATCTGAGAGGGTGACATGGATAGACTCAACAAAGCGGCCGCTGTAAGCCTGGTGACGTTTTCGGCTGTCCTTGCGGCGTTCGTCGGCTCGCGCATCGACTCGTTCGCCATCTCGCTCTTGTTCGGCATGCTCATCGCCCTGCTAATGCTTGCTTCGCTTATTACGCTGCTGGTCGTCATCATCTTCCGGCAGCGTGATGACGCCGGCCGCGAGCGCTATGACCGGCCACGGTATACCTACATGCCGCCTAGCCCGCCGCCGTATTGGGCGATGCCGACGCCGGCCGATGCGTCCTATGACGTTCGCGCGCCATCGCCGCCGGCCCCTCAGTTTCGCGCGCCCGATGCTGCGCCAGAGTATGTGCTGCCCGCAACCCGGCGTCGCTTCTACCTCATCGGCGAGTCGGGCGAGGTGCAGGAGATCGAGGCGCCGCTTGAACCCAGCGCCGCCGGAGACGACCTGCGGGACGACCGAGCACGCTTCTAGCCCTCAGCCGGTCTAGCGCACCTCCTATCGCGAGTCCTCTTCGACGCATCGCGCCGCTGCAATACCCGATAGCGTGACCAACGGCACGCCGCCGCCGGGATGCACGCTGCCGCCGGCGAAGTAGAGCCGGCCGATCGTGCCATCTCGGTTTGCCCGGCCGCATGAACGCCGCTGTGGCGCGTGTTTGACGAGGAAGCCATAGATCGCGCCCTGATGGCCGCCGTAGGTCGCCTGCAAGTCCAACGGCGTGAGCCGGCGCGCCACCTGCACCAGCCCTGGCGCGTCCGATAGCGGAGCGATGCGCCCCAAGTTGGCAACCAGCAATCCTTTGATGTGCTGCGCGTAGCGCTCGGCCTCGGCTCGCCAGTCATAGGCCGCGCTCAGGTAAGGCGCGTTGATGAGCACGAACCAGTTCTCGCAGCCCGGCGGTGCGTGATCGGGGTCGGTCTTGCTGGTGATGCACACGTAGAGCGTCGGATCGCGCGGCGCGATGCGCCGGACGAAGATGTCGTCAAACTCGCGCCGGTAATCCTGGGTGAAGAAGATGTTGTGGTGCGCCAACGCGTCGTGCACCCCGCGCATGCCGAGCAGGAGCACAAAGCCGCTGCAGGAGGGTTCGAGCGCGCCTTTGCGGCGCGCGTGGTCTGGAATCAACGTCTCGCGCGCCCAGGTGTAATCCACATTGCATACGACCGCATCGGCGCGGATGGTCTCTCCGCTCATCAGCCGCACGCCGCAGGCCCTGCCGGATGCGATGCAGATCTCCTGCGCCGGGCTGTTGTAGCGCAGCTCCACGCCCAGCTCGCTGGCCAACCGTTCCCAGGCTTGCGCCAGCCGGAAGACGCCGCCGCGCGGGTACCACGCGCCCTGCGCCATCTCCACATAGGCGATCACGTTGAGCGTGGCCGGCGCGCGATAGGGTGACGAGCCGTTGTAGGTGGCGAAGCGGTCGAAGAGCTGCACCAGGTGCGGATCGCGGAAGTGCGCACGGATGGCCTGGTGCATCGTGCGCAGCGCATCGATCTTGAACACGTCGGCCAGCGGGAGCGAGACCAGGTCGCGCAGCGTGGGCTTTTGCCGGTAGAGAAAAGGCCCGCCGACCACGTCATGTAGCCGTTTGGCGTAGCGCATGAAGCGGCGATAGCCATCCACGTCACGCGGTCCAAAGGCGCGCCGGATGTTCTCGCACATCGCCTCTTCGTCGGCCACGGCATCAATCATTGCGCCGTCGCGCCAGAAGTAGCGCGTGATCGGTTGTAGCGGGACGAGGTCGAGGTAGTCGTTCAGGTCGCGGCCGGCTTCGGCGAACAGCCCCTCGTACACGTGCCGCATGGTGATGACCGACGGGCCGGTGTCCCAGCGGAATCCCTCGGCGCGCACCTCGCCCACCTTGCCGCCGGGGCGATCGAGCTGTTCGATGACCGTGACGCGGTAGCCGTGTGCGGCCAGCCGGATGGCGGCGCTTAACCCACCGATGCCGGCGCCGATGACGATCACATTCGTCTTCATGTGCGGGGTCCGTCGGCGAGCTTGACTTCGTCCAGCCGCAGGCTCAGCACGGCACTGGCGCCATCGGCGCCCATGCTGATGCCGTAGATCGTCGTCGCAGCTTCCACCGTGCGCCGGTTATGGGTGATGATGATGAACTGCGTGCCGTGGCTCAGGCGCTCCAGCATCGCACGGAAGCGCCCGACGTTCGACTCGTCCAGCGCGGCGTCCACCTCGTCTAGCACGCAGAAGGGCGTCGGCTTCACCTGCAGGATGGCGAACAGGAGCGCCGTCGCGGTGAGCGAGCGCTCACCGCCAGAGAGCAACGCTAACGATTGCGGGCGCTTGCCGGGCGGTTGGGCGTGGATTTCCACGCCGCACTCGTCAATGTTGTCTGGGTGGACGAGCGTGAGCCGTGCTTGGCCGCCGCCGAACAACGTCTTGAATGTGTTCTGGAAGGCGCCGGCGATCGCCTCGAACGTCTGGCGAAAGGTGTCTTTCATCACGTCGTTCAGCTCGGCGATCACCTGCCTCAGCGACGCCGAAGCTTTCTCCAGGTCGTCGCATTGCGCGGTGATGAAGCGGTGTCGCTCGCTCAATGCCTCGAGCTCGGCCTGCGCCTCGTAGTTGATTGCGCCCAGGCGTTTGATCTGGCCGCGCAACTGGGCGATGCGTTCCTCGACGCCGCTGGGCAATGCTTCGACGCAAGGCAACGTCTCCAGGATGTGCGCCGGGTCTTCGGCCATCCCGTTTGTGCTTGCGGCGTCCTCCGCTTGCTCCGGTTTCGGGGCTTCGTGCTCGATTTCGACCAGGGCGCGTCGGCGCAGATTCTCCAACTCGTCGTTGTGTCGCGCCAGTTCCAGCGTGAGCGCGTTCAGGTGGGATTCGCGCTCGCGCAGCGTGCGTTCGGCAGCTCGCCGGTGCTCATCCAACTCGGCGAGCTGCGCCTCGACGGCGGCGATCTCGCTTTGTAACGGCGCGATCTCGGCGTCGGCCTCGCGCCAGGCGGCTTCTGTCTGAGCGACCGTGTCGGCCATGGGTTGAAGCGTGGCCTCAGCCGCTTGCAGTTGCGCGGTCAGTTCGGCCAGGCGGCGTGCGCGCGTTTCGCGCTGCGCCAGCGCCTCGGCGCGCGCCGCAGCGCGTTCGCGGCTGAGCGATTCGGCGTTTTGCACCGCGCCCTGCGCGGCTGCGAGCATCGCTTGTGCGGCCGTGAGCGACTCCAGCCAGCCGCTTTGGAGCTGCTCGTTCAGGCGAGCGTCCAGTTCGCGCAGCGCCTGCTGCGCTTGGGCGAGGGCCGCTTCGCGCTGGGCGAGCGCGTCGTCGGCCTCCGCCAGTTGCCGGTCGAGCGACTCGACCTCTTCGGTCAGGCGTTGCATGTCGCCGGCCAGCGCAGCCAGGGATTCCTCCAGCAGGCTGATCTTGCGCTGCATCGCTTCGAGGCGGCTGCGCCGGTTGGCGCTTTCGCGGTTGAAAAGGTCGCGCGCTTGGGTGGTTTGTGCCAAGAGGCGACGCGCCGCTTCAAATTCGCGCTGCGCCTGGTCGCGATGTTGTCGGGCGCGCTCGAGGTTGGCCAGCGCGGTTTCGTAGTCCGGCGCGGTCAGCGCCTCGGCCTCCGTGCCCAGGATGATGGGCGAGCGCGCGCCGGCCGATAGCGACAACGTGCCGGTGGCGTGAGCGACTTCGCCGTCGCGCGTCACGCATAGGCAGCCGGCGGGCAACTGCGCGGCCAGCGTGCGCGCGGCGTCCAGGTCGCGCGCGATGAACATTCGGCCGGCGATGATGCGCAGGGCCGGCTTTATCCACTCCGGGGCGCCGATCGCGTCGAGCAGCGGGCGGGCGTGGCATGCGCGGGCGCGCTCGCTCAAGATTCGCTCATCCGCATCGGGTTCGTCGTCCGAGGCGCGCAGCGCGTGGGTCGGGATCACGGCGAGCCGGCCGGATGCTTGCTCGATGAGCCAGGCGCGCAGGCGCGTCAGGCCGGCTTCGCCCTCCTCCGGCCGGTCGGACGCGATGACGACAGCGCCGAGCAGCTCGCCCAGCGCCGCCTCGACGGCCTTTTGGTCATCCGGCGCGATCTGGATGAAAGACGAGAGCACGCCGCGCGCGCCGGGCAGATCGGCCTGCGCCGCCATGGCGGCCAGCTCATCGGCGCTGCGGGCAGCCCGCGCGCGCATGTCGGCGAAGAGCGTCATGCGCGAGGTCAACCGCTCTTCTGCCTCTGCCGCGGCCAGAACCGACTGCGCTTGTTCCAACGATGCCCGCGCGGCCTCGAGCGTTTGAACCGCCGACTCGTACTGCGCCTCGAACAGGTTCATCTGCGACGCCTCGCGTTCCATGGCCGCACTCATCTCGTCCAGCGCAGCGAACTCCGCTTCGCGCTGCGCGCCCAGGTCGGCCGCGCGCCTGGACAGAGTGTCGAGTTGTTGTCGCAGCGCATCTTGTCGGGCGCGCAGGGCGGCGATGTGGTCGCGCGCTGCCTGCACGGCCTCGCCGGCTTCGCTCAGGCGCTGCTCCGCCTCGGCGCGTCCTCTTTCCAGCGCGGCGCGCTCGTGCTGCTGCTCCGACGCGGCCATCTCAGCGAGTTCAAGCTCACGTTGGCGCTCCCGGCAGGCGGCCTGCGCCGCCGCCAGGGCGGCCTGCGCTTCGGCGAAGCGCGCGGTGAGCGCATCTACTGCAGCGGCCGACTCGTCCAGTTCGCGCTGGGCTTCGGCGGCCTGCCGTCCCAGCGCGGCGACGCGCTCGCGCATCACGGCCAGTTCGCGCGATGCAACCTCGGCGGCTTGGCGCGTCGCGTCGCGCCGGGCATGCATCTCGGCCAGGCGCATCTGTAGCGCCCGGCGCGCCTCGCGCAATGCGACGCTGCGTTCATCCAGCGTGCGGATCGCATCCAGCCCCTCGGCGACGGCGCGTTGCGCGTCGCGTTGGGCGGCGGCCGTCATTTCGATGGCGGATCGGACGCGCCGGTAGTGGTAGCCCAGCCACACGCGGGCAAGCTGGTTCAATTCGTCGGCCAGCGCGCGATATTGGCGCGCGCGCTCGGCTTGCCGTTCGAGCTGCTTCAGGCGCGGTGTGATCTCGTTGAGGATGTCGCGGGCGCGCGCCAGGTTGTGGTTGGTCTCTTCCAGCTTACGCAGGGCGTCCTCGCGCCGATCGCGGTAGCCGGCGATGCCGGCGGCTTCTTCGAACAGCGTGCGGCGCTCTTCCGGCTTTTGCGCCAGCGCCTCGTCCACCAAGCCCTGGCCGATCACCGTGTAGGTGCGTTCGGCCAAGCCGCTGTGGGCCAGCAGATCGGTCACGTCGCGCAAGCGCACGCGGTTGCCGTTGAGCACGTATTCGTTGGTGCCGTCGCGATAGGCCCGCCGGCCGATCTCCAGCTCGCTGAACTCGATCGGGAAGAAGCCATCGCTATTGTCGAAGGTGAGGATGACCTCCGCCATGCTGGCGCGGGGGCGCCGAGCGCTGCCGGCGAAGATCATGTCGTCGGTCTTCTTGCCGCGCAACAAGGAGAACTGTTGTTCGCCCAGCGCCCAGCGGATGGCGTCGGCGATGTTGCTCTTGCCGCTTCCGTTGGGCCCGATGATGCAGGTGATGCCTTCGCCAAACTCGAAGCGCGTCTTGCTGGCAAAGGTTTTATAGCCGTTGAGCGTGAGCGTCTTCAGGCGCATTGCGGGGCGATTCTAATCACATTCGTGCTGTCAGCCGGGCCGGCGTTGCGCCGCTTCCATTTTGCCCGCGTGTTCGCGAATCACCTGCAGCCACATCTCGGCATGCGCTTCTAAACCGGCATCGGAGAAGTGGCAGCCATCGTAGCGGTATTCTGGTCCAAGCTGATCGGTGTCCGGCCCGAGGAAGATGCCCAGCGTGGGATCGGCCAGGCCAATTTGGGCCGCGCGGATCGTCTCGTGAGGGGGATACTGGCCGCAGCGCGTAGCGATTGCCACGAACGCCGGCGCATCTACGCCCAGCGCGCGGATGGCCTTCAGCATGGCCCGAAAGCGTTGTTGGTAGTCCTCGGCCGGCGTGCCCAGCGCGGCGTCGCTCTCGCCCTGATGCCACAGCAGGTGGGTGAAGCTCAGCCGGGCCTGCTGGGCTTCGCGAACGTTGCGCAGCAAGTCTTTGTGCAAGAGGCCCCCCGGCGCCCACTGCGCGATCTCCGTCGCGCCAATTGAGGCCGGCACGAACACCACGCGATCGTAGAGCTTGGCGGCGATGATTCGATCACCGAGTCGGGTCCATACGCTGCCGCCGTTGCCGTCTGCGCCGGCCAGCGGGTCACGGGCGCGGCTGTAGCGCCCGCGGAAGAAGCTGAGCACACGCGGCCCGGCGGTGCGCCGGCTCTCGCCCCAGTTGCCGGCGTTCGATTGGCCGAAGACCAGCGCGACCATGACGCGGGGGCGCGCCGATCGCGTCGGTGCAGGTGATTGGGCGTGCGCCGGCAGCAGCGCGATCGCCGTGGCGATGAGCACTACCCGCATCGCCGTCCTACGGAGGAGCATAGGCCGAAGGCTCATCGGGCGATGATGCCGGCGATGAGGATGAGGAGCGCCAGCCCAGCGAGCGCCGCCGCGACGATGACTAACACGCCGGATAGCCACATCGCCCGTCCGTGGCGGCGGTGCATTGCTGCGCCGCGCTGTAGCTCGGCCGCGTTCGCCGAGGGCGCGCCCACCACGCTGATGAGCCACCACGCGCGCGCGCAGTAGGCGTATTGGCCGATGTCGCTGGCCCGGATCACGTGTTGGTGACGGAAGTCGGACACAAGGAACCTCAGAGATTCAGAAATAGCGAAATGCGAGTACGGGCGATGCTCAGTATAATGGACGCGCTGTGCCGGTCTGGCTTTCGGCTCTTTTCATCGCGATTCCCACCTACTGGTACGCGCGCCTGGTGCGCGGCATTGACCGCTTTGAACAGGAACCGGCCAAGTATCTCATCGCCGCGTTCTTGTGGGGCGCGCTCCCGGCGGCGTTCATCTCGCTCGTCTTGCAATTGATCTTCTCGTTGCCGGTGTCGTACTTGTGGGGTGAGTCGGCATCCATGGCGGCCACTTCGATCGTCTTCGCGCCGTTGACGGAGGAGCTGGCCAAAGGATTGGCGGTCGCTGCGGTTTACCTCTGGCGCCGGCGCGAGTTCGATGGCTGGGTAGACGGCATCGTGTACGGCTCGACGGTGGGCTTCGGCTTTGCCTACATCGAGAACGTGCTCTACCTGGCAAACGCCGGTGTGTTGGCGGACTGGATTGAGTTGTTCGTCTTGCGTGTGATCGTGTTTGGCTTCATGCACGGCTTCTACACCTCGCTCATCGGCATGGGCTTTGGCGTTGCGCGCCATGCCCCGTCGCGGTTGCGCGCACTCTGGAGCATCGCGCTGGGCTGGGCGGCAGCGATTGCCGTGCACGCGATCCACAACACGTCTGTCACACTGGTTGAGGCGAGCAGCGGTTCGACGCTGCTGGTCACCGCCCTCAACTATGGGTTGCTGATCGTGCTGATGTTGGGCTTGCGCTGGCTGAGTGCGCGTCGCGACCGTCAGATGTTCAAGGCCTACCTCGCCGATGAGTCGCCGGATGTCATCACCCCAGAAGCCTATGCCGTCCTCTCAGGCGTACGGGTGAATGCAAAATCGCGCAGCGCGCCGCGGCTCGGCAAGTCGTTCTACCACCTGGCGGGCGAGTTGGCGCAGCGCAAACGGCAGCTCATCGAATATGGCGAAGATGTGGCGGAAGAGATAGGTCGCTTGCGCATCCAGCTTCGCGAGCTGAGCTATCCGCAAGTGCGCGTGGCATCCGCGGCGCAGTCGTTGGATGCCGCCGATCCCGATAAGAGCAGATAGCGGATTGATCGCAGGCGCCGAGGCGGTCGGCGGCGTATGCGATCAGCTTGTCTAAGCCGTTGGTTTCTACCGCCCGACCAGCGCCCGGAGCGCGCGTCCCGCCGTTGGCTTGCCGCGGATGGGCGCGCCGCCGAGCACCGCGTTCATCAGTTTTTTGCGCAGGTCGTCGCGCCGGTTCGCCATAGCCACCAGCACGTTAAGTGCGACCGGATGCAGGCACCACCTGCGCACCCAGGCGCAGAACTCGAACAACGCCTGGAAGCGCTCGCGCAGGGCGCGGTCGTATGCGGCGTGTTGCTGAGGCGTGAAACGGCCGCGCTCGAGCATGCCATAGGCGTGGTCGGCGGCGATGCGGCCCGACTCCAGCGCGTAGTCAATACCTTCGCCGGTGAGTGGGTTGACGAGCCCGGCGGCTTCACCCACCAGCAGCGCGCGCTCGCCGAAGGTCGGCGACGTGAGGAAGTCTTCGCGGAGCGGATAACCGCGCACCGGGCCGGCCTGCGTTGCGCCCTCTAGCAATCGCTGCATGGCCGGCGACCGGCGGAAGGACTCGAAGCAGCCCAACGCCGATGCCTTCCGATCGTGTTTGAAGTATCCGACGCCGACGTTGGCCGCATCCGAAGCGATGGGGAATACCCAGCCGTAGCCCGGCAGAGGGGCGCCGTCGAAGCGCAGCGTCCAGGCGTCGGTCAACCCGCGGATGTTTTCAAAGTAAGCGCGTGCGGCGACCATGACCCTGGGTTGAGCGCGCAAGATGCCGGCGCGCAGCAGCAGGCCGGTGTTCGCACCCGTAGCGATCACCGCCAGGCGCGCCCCAAAGCAGACGCGCCGTCCGTCGCGTTCGCCCTGGAGCATGACGTGTGGCGTGCCGTTCGACTCCTCGATGTACAGGGCGCTCACGTGCACGCGCGGCTCGAAGCGCGCATGGCTGCAAATGGCTCGCTGGAGAAGTAGATCGTCGAGCGTGAGACGCGGCACGACCAGTGCAAAGTCGGGCAGGCCATTGGGCATGGTGAGCGCGTCGGCGGTAGAGCGGTGGTTCGGCGCGAACACTTCGAAGCGCCGGATGATGTGACCGACGCGCCGGAGCGCCTCGACCAACCCCATGTCTTGCAGCACACTCACCGCTCGCGGCGTGAGCCCGTCGCCGCAAGTCTTGTCGCGTGGGAAGTCGGCCTTGTCCAGCAGCAACACGTCCACGCCGCGCTGCGCCAGA
It encodes:
- the smc gene encoding chromosome partition protein Smc encodes the protein MRLKTLTLNGYKTFASKTRFEFGEGITCIIGPNGSGKSNIADAIRWALGEQQFSLLRGKKTDDMIFAGSARRPRASMAEVILTFDNSDGFFPIEFSELEIGRRAYRDGTNEYVLNGNRVRLRDVTDLLAHSGLAERTYTVIGQGLVDEALAQKPEERRTLFEEAAGIAGYRDRREDALRKLEETNHNLARARDILNEITPRLKQLERQAERARQYRALADELNQLARVWLGYHYRRVRSAIEMTAAAQRDAQRAVAEGLDAIRTLDERSVALREARRALQMRLAEMHARRDATRQAAEVASRELAVMRERVAALGRQAAEAQRELDESAAAVDALTARFAEAQAALAAAQAACRERQRELELAEMAASEQQHERAALERGRAEAEQRLSEAGEAVQAARDHIAALRARQDALRQQLDTLSRRAADLGAQREAEFAALDEMSAAMEREASQMNLFEAQYESAVQTLEAARASLEQAQSVLAAAEAEERLTSRMTLFADMRARAARSADELAAMAAQADLPGARGVLSSFIQIAPDDQKAVEAALGELLGAVVIASDRPEEGEAGLTRLRAWLIEQASGRLAVIPTHALRASDDEPDADERILSERARACHARPLLDAIGAPEWIKPALRIIAGRMFIARDLDAARTLAAQLPAGCLCVTRDGEVAHATGTLSLSAGARSPIILGTEAEALTAPDYETALANLERARQHRDQAQREFEAARRLLAQTTQARDLFNRESANRRSRLEAMQRKISLLEESLAALAGDMQRLTEEVESLDRQLAEADDALAQREAALAQAQQALRELDARLNEQLQSGWLESLTAAQAMLAAAQGAVQNAESLSRERAAARAEALAQRETRARRLAELTAQLQAAEATLQPMADTVAQTEAAWREADAEIAPLQSEIAAVEAQLAELDEHRRAAERTLRERESHLNALTLELARHNDELENLRRRALVEIEHEAPKPEQAEDAASTNGMAEDPAHILETLPCVEALPSGVEERIAQLRGQIKRLGAINYEAQAELEALSERHRFITAQCDDLEKASASLRQVIAELNDVMKDTFRQTFEAIAGAFQNTFKTLFGGGQARLTLVHPDNIDECGVEIHAQPPGKRPQSLALLSGGERSLTATALLFAILQVKPTPFCVLDEVDAALDESNVGRFRAMLERLSHGTQFIIITHNRRTVEAATTIYGISMGADGASAVLSLRLDEVKLADGPRT
- a CDS encoding phytoene desaturase is translated as MKTNVIVIGAGIGGLSAAIRLAAHGYRVTVIEQLDRPGGKVGEVRAEGFRWDTGPSVITMRHVYEGLFAEAGRDLNDYLDLVPLQPITRYFWRDGAMIDAVADEEAMCENIRRAFGPRDVDGYRRFMRYAKRLHDVVGGPFLYRQKPTLRDLVSLPLADVFKIDALRTMHQAIRAHFRDPHLVQLFDRFATYNGSSPYRAPATLNVIAYVEMAQGAWYPRGGVFRLAQAWERLASELGVELRYNSPAQEICIASGRACGVRLMSGETIRADAVVCNVDYTWARETLIPDHARRKGALEPSCSGFVLLLGMRGVHDALAHHNIFFTQDYRREFDDIFVRRIAPRDPTLYVCITSKTDPDHAPPGCENWFVLINAPYLSAAYDWRAEAERYAQHIKGLLVANLGRIAPLSDAPGLVQVARRLTPLDLQATYGGHQGAIYGFLVKHAPQRRSCGRANRDGTIGRLYFAGGSVHPGGGVPLVTLSGIAAARCVEEDSR
- a CDS encoding drug:proton antiporter, whose protein sequence is MHDVAIVGAGPGGSATAHYLAQRGVDVLLLDKADFPRDKTCGDGLTPRAVSVLQDMGLVEALRRVGHIIRRFEVFAPNHRSTADALTMPNGLPDFALVVPRLTLDDLLLQRAICSHARFEPRVHVSALYIEESNGTPHVMLQGERDGRRVCFGARLAVIATGANTGLLLRAGILRAQPRVMVAARAYFENIRGLTDAWTLRFDGAPLPGYGWVFPIASDAANVGVGYFKHDRKASALGCFESFRRSPAMQRLLEGATQAGPVRGYPLREDFLTSPTFGERALLVGEAAGLVNPLTGEGIDYALESGRIAADHAYGMLERGRFTPQQHAAYDRALRERFQALFEFCAWVRRWCLHPVALNVLVAMANRRDDLRKKLMNAVLGGAPIRGKPTAGRALRALVGR
- a CDS encoding lycopene cyclase, with the translated sequence MEIEGRLDYIIVGAGAAGLSLAYYLNQVGLTDRRILLLDREPKTANDRTWCFWEVGEGAFEALIFRRWERLAFHGEGLSMTLEIAPYRYKMIRGVDFYRFMARWLAAQPNITCAYAEVTRVESVGDEAVIQTRDGRTHRGAWAFNSILLDPPARQPTYHYLLQHFLGWVIHTPARAFDPEIATLMDFRVDQASDTRFVYVLPLDAHTALVEYTVFSGELLPRAEYARQLEAYIRGRLHITDYETQHEEFGVIPMTDAPFPEQHGGRVINIGTAGGYTKPSTGYTFQRIQRRTQHIAQALKATGRPHVATPPLRRRYELFDSALLNVLDKGRERGRRVFTDLFARNPPQRVFRFLDEDTTLMEDVQIMSSVNIPAFIAATADALRRRLVWPRNRRRSRTDSSTR
- a CDS encoding peptidase, which translates into the protein MWRTTARHPLIVDAHLDIAYNALYKQRDYRRSALATRAIERNSPVEKQSGQCTVGLPDMIRGRVGLCFGTIFVEPYSRKLGEGWPAYRDAREAHALGMAQLDFYRRWAEEERHVTLVTTQGELAAVCRRWGVEESLGASPAGSRFSTPHCVGIVLLMEGADPILEPKELERWYERGLRIVGPAWDTTRYAGGTWSGGRLSKLGRELLDVMAQFGVILDVSHMSHESLYEALDAFEGRHVIASHSNPYRYAPTPRHLPDRAIEMIAERGGVIGVVLYNRFLKKDWSGKKEAVTLDDVVRMIDHICQVTGSADHVGIGSDYDGGLGYNDIPRELNTIRDHYKIGDELLARGFEPQHVAQIMRGNWLRILREALPT
- a CDS encoding protease PrsW, with the translated sequence MPVWLSALFIAIPTYWYARLVRGIDRFEQEPAKYLIAAFLWGALPAAFISLVLQLIFSLPVSYLWGESASMAATSIVFAPLTEELAKGLAVAAVYLWRRREFDGWVDGIVYGSTVGFGFAYIENVLYLANAGVLADWIELFVLRVIVFGFMHGFYTSLIGMGFGVARHAPSRLRALWSIALGWAAAIAVHAIHNTSVTLVEASSGSTLLVTALNYGLLIVLMLGLRWLSARRDRQMFKAYLADESPDVITPEAYAVLSGVRVNAKSRSAPRLGKSFYHLAGELAQRKRQLIEYGEDVAEEIGRLRIQLRELSYPQVRVASAAQSLDAADPDKSR